Proteins encoded within one genomic window of Dyadobacter chenhuakuii:
- a CDS encoding TolC family protein, whose translation MLKSLRKSALLFIVFCVCVAGNTAFAQKDTSQAANTYSLEDCIRIALETNPSIKISELTVQTNGNIYAQSKWQRWPSISFSASQGFSSGRNIDPFTNQFVQQNVNSNNYQLGGQLTLFNGFQIKNNIKFNNENYKASAKDLDAARNDIMLNVALSYLQVMTNIELIGVARLQVEASQLQVDRTAKLVEAGTLAESNLLDLKAQLANDELTLVNAENNLETAKLNLKQFMNMPGSEPINVVMIQVADPTLQAYDATIQEIFEVALGNLPQMQAAELRIAAAKTNIDLAKGAALPSLTLNGGIYTAYSSAAPKERFVSDGSGTKITEVISPTDYIIVNSQQLPIVQKIETPNGALRTFGYLDQLNFNRNSAINLNLTIPIFTNFRVKYNVANAKIQQKTYEYQAQQVQLTIRKNVEQAYIDMTNAAKRYSATANQVQALQETFRVSQVRFDVGAINSVEYNIAKANLDRANGNLVQAKYDYVFRTKILDFYMNRPLSDF comes from the coding sequence ATGTTGAAATCGTTACGCAAATCCGCACTGCTGTTTATTGTATTTTGTGTATGTGTTGCGGGAAACACAGCCTTCGCACAGAAAGATACCAGCCAGGCAGCCAATACTTACTCACTCGAAGATTGCATCCGGATTGCGCTGGAAACCAATCCTTCCATAAAAATTTCAGAGCTTACCGTTCAGACCAACGGCAACATTTACGCCCAATCCAAATGGCAGCGCTGGCCAAGCATTAGTTTCAGCGCCAGCCAGGGTTTCAGTTCGGGTAGAAATATCGATCCTTTTACCAACCAGTTTGTGCAGCAGAATGTGAACTCGAACAACTATCAGCTAGGCGGGCAGCTCACATTGTTCAATGGTTTTCAGATAAAAAATAATATCAAGTTCAATAATGAAAATTACAAGGCAAGCGCCAAAGACCTGGATGCTGCCCGAAATGACATTATGCTGAATGTTGCATTGTCCTATCTGCAAGTGATGACCAACATTGAGCTCATCGGAGTGGCGAGGCTGCAAGTGGAAGCATCCCAGCTTCAAGTCGACCGGACTGCTAAGCTCGTTGAAGCAGGTACATTGGCAGAAAGCAATCTGCTCGACCTTAAAGCGCAGCTTGCTAACGACGAGCTCACATTGGTTAATGCCGAAAACAACCTTGAAACTGCGAAGTTGAATTTGAAACAGTTTATGAATATGCCCGGCAGTGAGCCTATTAACGTGGTTATGATCCAGGTAGCTGACCCAACTTTGCAAGCTTATGATGCCACGATCCAGGAGATATTTGAAGTAGCCCTCGGTAATCTGCCACAAATGCAAGCTGCGGAATTACGCATTGCAGCAGCAAAAACGAACATTGATCTGGCAAAAGGCGCAGCTTTACCTTCCTTAACATTAAACGGAGGGATTTACACAGCCTATTCCAGCGCAGCTCCAAAGGAACGTTTTGTGTCCGACGGTTCAGGAACTAAGATCACCGAAGTAATTTCGCCGACCGATTACATCATCGTTAACAGCCAGCAGCTGCCCATCGTCCAGAAAATTGAAACGCCAAATGGTGCCCTTCGCACATTCGGTTACCTGGATCAGCTGAACTTCAACAGAAACTCGGCCATTAATCTCAATTTAACCATTCCGATTTTTACCAATTTCAGGGTGAAATACAATGTTGCCAATGCCAAGATTCAGCAAAAAACATATGAATATCAGGCGCAGCAGGTTCAGTTGACGATCCGTAAAAATGTGGAACAGGCTTACATTGATATGACAAATGCAGCCAAGCGCTACTCGGCAACGGCCAATCAGGTGCAGGCGTTACAGGAAACATTCCGCGTTTCCCAGGTTCGTTTTGATGTTGGCGCAATCAACTCCGTGGAATACAACATTGCTAAGGCAAATCTGGACAGAGCGAATGGTAATCTTGTTCAGGCTAAATATGACTATGTTTTCCGAACCAAGATCCTTGATTTTTATATGAACCGTCCGTTATCGGATTTTTAA
- a CDS encoding efflux RND transporter periplasmic adaptor subunit, whose product MARKSSKRIWWITAGIVALLVAGLFGAKQAGYIGKPKATEVEYTNVKKTDIIERVSASGKVQPEVEVKLSPDVSGEIISLNVAEGDSVVKGQLLLKIRPDNYESLMARAQAAVNSSKANYEQTKAMVSQAEARLLQAKANFDRNKKLYNDKVISAADYEQFASTFGVAQQDVESAKANVSAALYNIKSAEASLKDAAENLRKTSIFAPVTGVVSLLNVEAGERVVGTSQMAGTEMMRIANLSNMEVRVNVNENDIVRVALGDTAEIDVDAYSASGRKFRGIVKEIANTAAGLASAASTGSAVSSASADAVTEFEVKVKILNESFADLMVSKSKKSYPFKPGMTASVEIITERKNGVVSVPIAAVTTRNSTPPVAAGARPGEQTEQAPEEDEKKPKKEEAIKEVVFVDVNGKAEMKEVKTGISDFENIEILSGLKPGDTIISGPYIAVSKNLKNGDLVEKKKEEVKKDDKKSNENAN is encoded by the coding sequence ATGGCACGTAAATCTTCGAAACGGATCTGGTGGATCACAGCAGGCATTGTCGCACTTCTTGTGGCAGGTTTATTTGGAGCAAAACAAGCCGGTTACATTGGCAAGCCCAAAGCAACGGAGGTTGAGTATACCAATGTTAAAAAGACGGATATCATTGAGCGCGTAAGCGCTTCGGGCAAAGTTCAGCCGGAGGTTGAAGTTAAGCTCAGCCCGGACGTTTCAGGTGAGATTATCAGCCTGAATGTTGCGGAAGGAGATTCGGTGGTGAAAGGGCAACTTTTATTAAAAATCCGTCCTGACAACTATGAATCGTTGATGGCCCGCGCACAGGCAGCCGTCAATTCCAGCAAAGCCAACTACGAACAGACAAAAGCAATGGTTTCCCAAGCCGAAGCGCGGCTGTTGCAAGCGAAAGCGAATTTTGACAGAAACAAAAAACTATATAATGATAAGGTGATTTCGGCTGCTGATTACGAGCAGTTTGCCTCAACATTCGGTGTTGCGCAGCAGGATGTTGAATCTGCGAAAGCCAATGTTTCGGCCGCATTGTACAACATTAAAAGCGCCGAGGCGAGCTTGAAAGATGCAGCAGAAAACCTTCGAAAAACGAGCATTTTTGCACCGGTAACCGGGGTTGTATCCTTATTGAATGTAGAAGCGGGTGAGCGCGTGGTAGGAACTTCGCAAATGGCAGGAACCGAAATGATGCGCATTGCCAACCTGAGCAACATGGAAGTGCGTGTGAATGTGAACGAGAACGACATTGTGCGGGTGGCACTGGGCGACACGGCCGAAATAGATGTAGACGCATATAGCGCGTCCGGACGGAAGTTCAGGGGGATTGTCAAGGAAATTGCAAATACAGCGGCCGGCTTGGCTTCCGCAGCTTCCACAGGATCAGCCGTTTCCAGTGCCTCTGCCGATGCTGTGACCGAATTTGAGGTGAAGGTGAAGATATTGAATGAGTCCTTTGCGGATCTGATGGTTTCCAAATCGAAAAAATCCTACCCGTTCAAACCGGGCATGACCGCCTCGGTTGAGATTATTACGGAACGTAAAAATGGTGTGGTTTCCGTTCCAATAGCCGCTGTGACCACACGGAACAGCACGCCTCCCGTTGCTGCTGGTGCACGCCCCGGCGAGCAGACAGAGCAGGCTCCGGAAGAGGATGAGAAAAAGCCTAAGAAAGAGGAAGCGATCAAAGAAGTTGTGTTTGTGGATGTGAATGGTAAGGCAGAAATGAAAGAAGTGAAAACAGGCATCAGCGATTTTGAGAATATCGAGATTCTTTCCGGCCTTAAACCGGGCGATACCATTATTTCCGGCCCTTACATTGCGGTGTCCAAAAACCTGAAGAACGGCGACTTGGTAGAAAAAAAGAAAGAAGAAGTGAAAAAAGACGATAAGAAATCAAATGAAAACGCGAACTGA